A stretch of DNA from Streptomyces venezuelae:
GCTCGGCATCGTCGACGGCGGCCGGATCCACCTGGTCGCGGAGGGCCAGCTCGGCTCGTACGTCCCCGAGATCGAGTACACCCGGATCGACGCCGCCTTCCCGATGAGCAAGGCCGTCCGCACCCTGCAGCCGGTCTTCCTGCGCTCCCGGGAGGAGTTCCAGGAACGCTACCCGCTGCTGTGGCCGTACATCGAACCCCTCTCCGTCCGCAGCGGGGTCTACCTCCCGCTGATCGCACAGGGCCGGCCGATCGGCGCGCTCGGGCTGCTCTACAGCCGGGACGGCGACTTCACCGCCGAGGAGCGCAATGTGCTGGTCGCCCTGGGCAGCGGGATCGCGCAGAGCCTCCAGCGGGCCATGCTCTTCGAGCAGGAGCACGACCTGGCGGAAGGGCTGCAGCGGGCCATGCTGCCGCGCCGGATTCCGGAGGTGCCGGGCGCCAGGATCGCCGTACGCTACCGGGCCGCGCGCATGGGCCGGGACATCGGCGGCGACTGGTACGACGTCATCCCCATCGGCGAGGGCCGGATCGGCGTGATGATCGGTGACGTGGAGGGCCACGACACGGATGCGGCGGCACTGATGGGCCAGCTGCGGATCGTGCTGCGCGCCTACGTCACCGAGGGGCACACCCCCGGCACCGCCATGTCCCGGGCCTCCGCCTTCCTCCGGGAACTGGAAACGGATCGTTTCGCCACCTGCACCTACGCGGAAGCCGATCTGAACACCGGCCGGCTGCAACTGGTCCGGGCCGGCCACCTCGACCCGGTGGTCCGGCGCGGCGACGGCAGCTGCCACCGGGTGGCCGTGGCCGGCGGACTGCCCCTGGGCCTGCCGCCCCGGGAACGTTCCGGAACCGGCTCCGGTTACCCGGTGACGACTCTGGAGCTGCACCCGGGCGACACCCTGCTGCTCTGTACGGACGGACTGGTCGAGCGGCGGGGCGCCGACCCCGACGTCGGGATGCGGGAGTTCATGGAGGCGGTCCGGGACGGCCCGACGGACGTCGAGGAACTCGCCGACGTCCTGTGCGACCTGGTCGGGGACGCGGGCGGCGGGGACGACATGGCCCTGCTCCTGCTGCGCCGCCGGGGCAGCCCGGCCCCGCGCGGCAGCGGTCCGCTGCGCCAGCACCTGGCCCCCGGTGACCCGGAAGGCCCGGCGACCGCCCGCCATCTGGTCCGCGCGGCGGCGGCTGCCTGGGGTGCCGGGGAGCGGGCGGACGAGATGGAACTGGCCGCGGACGAGCTGATCACCAACGCCCTGGTGCACACCGATGGAGGCGGCGAGATCAGCCTGCGGCTCACCCCGGAGGGGCGGATCCGGATCGAGATCGAGGACACCTCCAGCGCCCTGCCGCGGCGGCGGGAGGCGGGCGACTGGGCGGTGTCCGGGCGCGGCCTGATGCTGGTGGACCGGCTGGCCGACGCCTGGGGCGTGGAAGCGCGGGGCAGCGGCAAGTGCGTGTGGTGCGAGTTCCTCGCCACCTCCGCCGCCGCCACCCCCGGCCCGGCGGCGCAGACCGCGGCGGCGAACGGCTGAAAAAGAGCATCCCATCCGATATCCCGCCTTGTGTCCTTACCTATCATGTGACCGGATTGCCCGATGCTGCCTGCGTGGTGACCCTCCGTCCCTTTCTCGGTCCTCTGATCGGCACCGTCCTGCCGGCACTGCTGATCACCCTCCCGGCGGCTCCCGCCCGGGCAGCCGACGTCAACGACGGCATCGAGACCGACCGCACCGCCCGGCAGATCGCCCCCGGAATCCGCCTGGAGTCCTACGACCGTCTCCACGCCGACCGCTGGCTGCGCATCGACGAACTCCTCGTCGACCTCGCCGCCCCCGGCCTGCGCGCCGAATACCTCGGCGGGCCCGGAACCCTCACCGCAGCCGCCGCCCGCCACCCCGCCGGACGCGGCCGGCGCGTGGTCGCCGCCGTCAACGGGGACTTCTTCGACATCCGCCGCACCGGCGCCCCGCTCGGCCCGGGCGTCGCCGACGGCCGTCTGCTGCACTCCCCGTCACCCGGCGCGGGCACCGCCGTCGGCTTCGGCCCCGGACCGGTCGGCCGGGTGCTGCGCCTCGCCCTCGCCGGTACGGTCACCCTGCCCGGCTCCGGCCCGCTGCCCCTCGCCGGGTTCAACTCCGCCCGCCCGCCCGCCGAAGGCATCACCGCCTACACCGCGGACTGGGCCGGCTCCGGCCCCGCCCTGCCGCCGGGCGCGGACGCCGAGGCCGACGTACGGGACGGCGTGGTCACCGCCGTACGGCAGCCGGGCCGCGGCACCGAGCCACCGCCCGGGACCACCCTGCTGGCGGGGCGCGGCGACGCCGCGGCGGAGCTGGCGGCGCTGAGCCCCGGCGACCGGGTCGGCATCACGGCCGGCCCCGCCGCCGGCTCCGGCCCCCTTCCCACGGCGGCCATCGGCGGACGGGAACAGCTGGTCGTCCACGGGGTGCCGCAGAACCACGACCGGTCCCGCAACAACTTCGCCGCCCCGCGCACCGCCGTCGGCTTCTCCCGGGACGGCCGGTATCTGCGCATCCTGACGGTCGACGGCCGGCAGCGCGACAGCGCGGGCATGACCCTGACCGCGCTCGGCCGGCTGCTCCACGAGCGGGGCGCGTACAACGCGCTGAACCTGGACGGCGGCGGCTCCAGCACCCTGCTCGCGGGCCGCAGCGGAGACACCGCGCTCAGCCTGGAGAACTCCCCGTCCGACGGCCGCCTCCGCACGGTCCCCAACGGTCTGGTCCTCACCGTCGCGGACGGCACCGGCCGGGCCGCCGGCCACCGGGTCGAGGCGCCGGCCGGCTCCACCCGGGCCTTCCCCGGCCTCACCCGCACCCTCACCGCCGTCGGGTACGACGACATGTACGCCCCGGCCGCGGCCGGCGGGCCCGACTGGTGGACCACCCCGGGCAGCGCGGGCTGGGTCGGACCGGACGGAGTCTTCCACGCGGTCCGGCCGGGCGGTGCCTTCGTACACGCCGGGCGGGCGCCCGCCGACGGCGCCATCCGGCTGGACGTGCTGGGCGCGCTGACCCGGATCCGGCCGGTGCCCGACCGGATCGGCCTCGCCGACCGGGCCGAACAGGGCACTTTCCGGCTGGCCGGATTCGATGCCCAGGGCGCGGCGGCACCCGTGGAGGGGCGGGACGTGCGCTGGGAGTACGACCGCTCACGGTGGCAGGTCGCGGACGACGGCCGGGGCGGCTTCACCCTGACGGCCCGGGTCGCCCGGGCCACCGGAGTGCTGAAGGCCACCGTCCCGGCCACCGGGACCACCGTCGAACTCGCCGTGGGCGTCGGCTCGGTGCAGCGTACGGTGACCGGATTCGACGAGGCCGCCCGCTGG
This window harbors:
- a CDS encoding SpoIIE family protein phosphatase, with translation MAEKVDWPARPDLSLALNRMGTFDWDLDSGQMHLDPTALEVMELRPDEYNGTLLALRKRIPPDESARMDARVAQALKGGRDHYGAYFRIRRRDGSSRWTHIQGHILRHSNGRPYRIIGVLRDASLDPRDPGLPGRQDEGRRRMTGVVERTTAILAHARTVNDVTDVLKDPEALGHLGAVSVMLGIVDGGRIHLVAEGQLGSYVPEIEYTRIDAAFPMSKAVRTLQPVFLRSREEFQERYPLLWPYIEPLSVRSGVYLPLIAQGRPIGALGLLYSRDGDFTAEERNVLVALGSGIAQSLQRAMLFEQEHDLAEGLQRAMLPRRIPEVPGARIAVRYRAARMGRDIGGDWYDVIPIGEGRIGVMIGDVEGHDTDAAALMGQLRIVLRAYVTEGHTPGTAMSRASAFLRELETDRFATCTYAEADLNTGRLQLVRAGHLDPVVRRGDGSCHRVAVAGGLPLGLPPRERSGTGSGYPVTTLELHPGDTLLLCTDGLVERRGADPDVGMREFMEAVRDGPTDVEELADVLCDLVGDAGGGDDMALLLLRRRGSPAPRGSGPLRQHLAPGDPEGPATARHLVRAAAAAWGAGERADEMELAADELITNALVHTDGGGEISLRLTPEGRIRIEIEDTSSALPRRREAGDWAVSGRGLMLVDRLADAWGVEARGSGKCVWCEFLATSAAATPGPAAQTAAANG
- a CDS encoding phosphodiester glycosidase family protein yields the protein MVTLRPFLGPLIGTVLPALLITLPAAPARAADVNDGIETDRTARQIAPGIRLESYDRLHADRWLRIDELLVDLAAPGLRAEYLGGPGTLTAAAARHPAGRGRRVVAAVNGDFFDIRRTGAPLGPGVADGRLLHSPSPGAGTAVGFGPGPVGRVLRLALAGTVTLPGSGPLPLAGFNSARPPAEGITAYTADWAGSGPALPPGADAEADVRDGVVTAVRQPGRGTEPPPGTTLLAGRGDAAAELAALSPGDRVGITAGPAAGSGPLPTAAIGGREQLVVHGVPQNHDRSRNNFAAPRTAVGFSRDGRYLRILTVDGRQRDSAGMTLTALGRLLHERGAYNALNLDGGGSSTLLAGRSGDTALSLENSPSDGRLRTVPNGLVLTVADGTGRAAGHRVEAPAGSTRAFPGLTRTLTAVGYDDMYAPAAAGGPDWWTTPGSAGWVGPDGVFHAVRPGGAFVHAGRAPADGAIRLDVLGALTRIRPVPDRIGLADRAEQGTFRLAGFDAQGAAAPVEGRDVRWEYDRSRWQVADDGRGGFTLTARVARATGVLKATVPATGTTVELAVGVGSVQRTVTGFDEAARWTGSGAGPADGHRGTGLRLSAGATGESARPPRPLPLPDPVRSLGLWVRGDGSGIRPVLRLTDADWAELALRGPAVEWAGWRRITLPVPAAAERPLRLTGLAASGGTRTGKLVVDTLTATGPDPGPAPAAPSAEQDPGPATAAEVRARSWRFGVLPAGLPEPERKRALAELRAGAPDFILTQDAATGDGLRPVPGTASFRHRGVRFLPLDTGRKTLQGGGLARLRALRAALAEAALDRDTGALVLVQPYAGADRVDRKEAALWTRWLAEFRRTSGKGTAVISLDSPEPGSARSEGVLSHAVGVSGWALVGADAFDRPAPGAPAGPNPAPTGRPWLAVHSVTAPRG